CGGATGGCTGTATTGTGAGTCCACCTATTTCAATCCATCTAGTAGCATTATATCTTGTACTGCCAATACCTGGTAATAAAACAACTATAAGAAGCACTATCGATAAAATTAGCAAAAAACCAGTTAATTTTTTTAACTTAGTATAATCAAAATTCATCATGAAAGTCATAGCAAGAAAACCTAGTATCACCCATATTAGCTGCCTTTTCAAAAAATAGAATGAATCATGGTATTCATAATAAGCATTTGCAGAACTTGCACTAAATACCATTATCACACCTATTGAAGCTAAGATTAAAACAGAAATTAATATATTGTAATCAACGGGATATTTCCTATTCACTATGTACTACCCCCTTAAAGAATTTACTTTATCTTTAAAGAGTTTACCTCTTTCCTCAAAATTGTTAAACATATCCCAGCTTGCACATGCAGGTGACAAAAGTACGTTATCACCGGGTTTTGCTATCTCATATGCTTCATCAACTGCTTCTTCTAAATTATTGACCCTTATTATGTCATCTTTTGAAAAGCCATTTTTAATAGCTGATTCATATATCTTCTCTTTTGTCGCACCAAGAAGCAATAATTTACGAACGTGGCCATTAAAGTACTTAGTAAATTCATCAAAGCTTACACCTTTATCATAACCACCTGCAATTAGAACTATAGGTCCTTTCATAGCTTCAATTGCTTTAATTGCCGCATCAGGGTTTGTACCTTTAGAATCATTATAATATTTAACACCATTTATATTTGTCACATATTCTATTCTGTGTTCTACGCCTTTAAATGTTTTTAATGTGTTTTCAATAATTGAAATATCAACACCTGCGAGAAAGGCCATTGAAGATGCGACAATTGCATTTTCAACATTATGCCCTCCAGGTATATAAATATCATCTGTATTAATTACTGGATATTTATTTCCTTTGAAACTTATAACAATCTTACCATTCGCACAATATGCACCATGCTCTAAAACCCTAGTCCTGCTAAATGGAAATACATTACATTTGGCAATTTTAAACAACGAAGCTATATTTTTATCATCATAATTAAGTACAGTATAATCATGTGAATCTTGATTTTTAAATATTCGTCCTTTAATATTTATATAATTGCTAAGTGTTTTATGCCTGTTCAAATGATCCGGTGTTATATTTATAATAGCACTTATTTTGGGCTTAAATTCCTTTATTGTCTCTAATTGAAAACTGCTTATCTCCGCAACAATATAATCTTCAGTTCCAGCTCTTAATGCCGCCTCAACCAAAGGGTATCCGATATTGCCTGCAGCATAAGTAGTCTTACCAGCATTTTTAAATATCTCTTCTAATAGAGATGTTGTCGTCGTTTTTCCATTTGTACCAGTTATCGCGTAAATAGGTGCTTTTGATATCCTATATGCAAATTCAACCTCACCTATAACTTCTATACCTCTATTTATAGATTCTGTGACAATATCAGAATCAACTGGTATACCTGGGCTTACTATCGCTAATTCAGCATCTTTTAGCAATTCATCAGATACTTCTTTAAAATAATAATTTATGTTATAATCTTTAAGTTCATTTAATATATCCCTAAGTTCATTTTCGGATTTTGAATCATATGCGTATACAAATGCACCAAATTCCGTCAAAACCTTGCATAATGCTTTTCCGCTTAATCCAAGACCCGCTACTATTATCTTTTTCCCTTTTAAATCCATTATTAATCCTCCTAATATAATTTCAAGTTAGCTTATACCATAAAATGATATAAAAACTGCTGCAAATGTTACTAACCAAAATACTGTTACTACCTTTGTCTCGGGCCACCCAGAAAGTTCAAAATGGTGATGCAACGGGCTCATCTTAAAAACCCTTTTCCCTGTGAGTTTAAATGAAATAACCTGAATAATCACAGACAATGCTTCAGCTACATATATTATACCTACAAGCGGTAATATAACCGGTAGTTTAGTAAGTGTTGCTAATGCCGCTATAGCGCCTCCAATTGCAAGTGATCCCGTATCACCCATAAAAACTTCAGCAGGATACCTATTAAATTTTAAAAATCCCAAAAGTGCTCCAGTCAGTGCAGCACCGAAAATTGTCAATGATGTATTGAACATAAATAATGCTATTAATGCAAAAAACGCAGTAACCATGAAAGAAACCCCTGTTGCAAGACCGTCAAGACCATCAGTTAGATTGACACTATTGACAGTACCGACAACAACAAACATTATAAAAGGAATATAATAATATCCTATATTTATTTCTCTTTTAATAAATGGGATAATTACTTCTGTTCCAATAAAATTTTTTGCAAAATATGCTAATATTATTGCGAGGATAAATTGACCCAATAGCTTTTGTCTTGCCGTAAGTCCCAATGACCTCTTATAATAGACTTTTAAAAAGTCATCCAAAAAGCCAATAAGTCCATACCCGATAGTAATGAAAAGGACTAATGCCATATATTTATCCCATTTTGAAAATATCATATCTGTTATAATCAGTGATAAAATAAATATAATACCGCCCATTGTCGGAGTCCCAGCTTTTTTTAGATGTGTTTTGGGGCCATCATTCCTAACATTTTGACCTAATTTTAGTTTTTTAAGCCATGGAATTATCAATGGTCCTAATAAAATACATACTAGAAATGATACTATTGTAGCAAATATCATCTTTTGCATCATTAAATAGCACTCTCCTGTAAAAATTTAACGATCTCTTCCATCTTCATACCCCTTGAACCTTTTATAAGATATACATCATTTTTCTTCATAATATTTTTTAATTTATCTATTGCTTCCTTGTTATCATTACATACAAATACATTAATAGATGACATTCCCTTTTTAAGTGCACCTTCAGCTATTTTTCTCGCAAGATCGCCAATGGTAATTAGAATGTCAATATTTGACTCTTTTACATATTCTCCTATTTCCTCATGGCCAATATTAGAATATTCGCCAAGCTCAAGCATGTTACCAAGTACAGCTATTTTTCTTCTATTATTAAAATATTTTAACACCGAAATAGCCGCTCTCATTGACCCGGGGTTTGCATTATATGCATCGTTAATGATCTTAATATTTTTAACATCAGTGATATTAAGCCTCATTGCTCCTGGTCTAAAATCTCTTAATGCCTCCTCTATATCTTCTTTATTGACACCAAATTTAATTCCTATACAAATAGCCGCTAATGAATTATATACATTATGCCGACCCGGAATGCAAAGTTCAATGTCCATTTCATCATTATCAATTAAGGCTTTATATTTAACACCATTTTCCATGCTTACTATGCCATATGCCTTGTAATCTCCATTATTTATTCCATATGTGTAATATTCAACACCATTTTTATTTAATAGCTTTATTAGCATATCATCATCAGCGTTTAGAACTATTGTATTTCCACATTTAAAGTCTTCGACAAGTTCAGATTTAGCTTTCAATATATTCTCCCTTGATCCTAATTTTTCTATATGTGCTACACCTATATTAGTATAGACAGCAATATCAGGCATCGCTATATTTTTTAGTTTCCTTATTTCGCCAAATCCGCTCATTCCCATCTCAACAACTGCTATACTATGCTCTTTTTTAAGTCTAAATATTGTCAATGGTAACCCTATTTCATTATTATAATTACCTTCCGTTTTTAGCACATTATACTTCTTTGATAAAACAGCGTATATCATATCCTTTGTAGTAGTCTTCCCACTGCTTCCTGTTATAGCTATAAACGGAATCTTAAACTTTTTTCTATAAAATGTTGCTAATTTATGTAAAGAATCTTTTGTATCTCTTACGAGTATTATTGGTTTATCATATTTGCCTTTATTTTCAACTGACTCAGTTAAAGCAGCAGATCCCTTTTGAAGTGCTTTTTCTAAAAATTCCTCCCCATTAAATTTTTCACCCTTTAATGGTATGAAAAGTTCACCTTCTTTTATTGTCCTAGAATCAGTACTTATTCCATTTATTGTTGTGTTTAAATCTCCAGATAATAATTCACCATTTACGGCTTTAATTATTTCTTCTATTTTTAAATCTATCAATTCTTTCCATCTCCATTTAATATATCTCTTACTATTTCCCTTTCATCAAAATGAATTACCTTATCTTTCAATATTTGATATGTTTCGTGTCCCTTGCCGGCCAATATTACAACATCATTTTCCTTAGCAATAGAAAGTGCGTATCTTATAGCCTCTTTTCTATTTTCTATAATTGTATATGGACAATTTGTCTTTTTAATTCCCTCTTCAATTTCATTTATTATTGTCATTGGATCTTCCGTTCGCGGATTATCTGATGTAATAATAGCATAATCCGCATACTCTCCTGCAATTTCACCCATGATAGGTCTTTTGCCCTTATCTCTATCACCACCGCAGCCAAATAACAGTATTTTCTTACCTACTTCATACTCATCGAAAACTTTCATTAAATTTTCAATGCCATCTGGTGTATGCGCATAATCAATAACAACATAATATGGTTTATCTATGTCAAGAACTTCAAATCTTCCTTTTACTTGTATCTTGCTCAATGACATTTTAACCGATTGAAGAGGAATTCCAAGGATAAATGCTACGGATATAGCAGCTAATGAATTATATACACTGAATAAACCTGGTATCTTGAGCACTATATCTTCCCTTTTGTCCTCTATTTGCACTTTATATTTGGCACCTTTTAAGCTATTCTTTATATCTTTTGCAATAATGTAAGCATAGTCTTTGATACCATATGTAACAACTTTCGCGTTTGAGTTCTCAATCATTAATGATGAATAATCATCATCAATATTTATTATACATGCTGTCTTTGCCATCCTAAAAAGCTTGGCTTTGGCATTCGCATAATTCTCCATCGTCTTATGAAAATCCAAATGGTCTTGTGTTAAATTTGTAAAGACAGCTATATCAAAGTCACACTCATCAACTCTGTCTAACGCTAAAGAGTGTGAAGAAACCTCCATAACTACGTATTTAACACCTTCATCTACCATAAGCCTTAAGTACCTTTGTAAATCAAGTGATTCTGGTGTAGTATGTTCTGATTGAAAAACCTTATCGCCAATCATATTATGAATTGTTCCGATCAATCCCACTTTATTGTTTTGACTCTCCAGTATAGATTTTATCATATATGTAACAGATGTCTTTCCATTTGTGCCAGTTACCCCTATCAAAAAGAGTTGTTTAGATGGGTTTCCATAATAGTTAGCAGCTATTTTAGCTAAAGCTTTCCTACTATCATTGACTTTAACAACCGTTACATCATCACTGACAGTAATATCTTGATCTAAGACTATTACATTAGCTCCAAGTTTTATAGCATCATTTATAAAATTTGTACCATCTACTTTAAATCCTTTAATTGCTACAAACATGGAGCCATCTTTACTGTTTCTCGAATCATAGCATATTCCTTTTATTTCAACATTTATATCACCTTTTACAATATTGTAGTCTATATCTTTCATCACATCTGCAAGTCTCATAATAGGCCTCCTATTTCATTATATACATTAATAGTATAGCACAATAATGCAGTTTGCATATATAAAAAACTGCATATTGTGCTTGAATTAATTTTCCAGTGGCCTAAAATCAACTTCGACAGTTGTACCTTTACCAACTTGTTCACCCTTTTCTGGTTTCTGGCTTGCAGCAACACCAGTACCATTAATTTTAATCTTTAGTCCCAATGAATTTAGTAGTTCTGTCGCTTCAGTAATAGTCTTTCCTTTTAGGTCAGGTACTTTTACTTCTTGGATATTATTATATTCATTAAGATATAATACAACCGTAGTGTTTTCTTCCACCATTGCGCCCGGTTTTGGCATTTGGTCCACTACAGTATTTCCCATACCTTCTATCGCAAATTGCAGTTTCTCATTTAATAAGGTATTTTGTGCATCCATAAGATTCATATTTCTCACATTTGGTACTTTAACTTGTGATTTCATTTCTATTCCCTTA
This portion of the Thermoanaerobacterium sp. RBIITD genome encodes:
- the mraY gene encoding phospho-N-acetylmuramoyl-pentapeptide-transferase, which produces MMQKMIFATIVSFLVCILLGPLIIPWLKKLKLGQNVRNDGPKTHLKKAGTPTMGGIIFILSLIITDMIFSKWDKYMALVLFITIGYGLIGFLDDFLKVYYKRSLGLTARQKLLGQFILAIILAYFAKNFIGTEVIIPFIKREINIGYYYIPFIMFVVVGTVNSVNLTDGLDGLATGVSFMVTAFFALIALFMFNTSLTIFGAALTGALLGFLKFNRYPAEVFMGDTGSLAIGGAIAALATLTKLPVILPLVGIIYVAEALSVIIQVISFKLTGKRVFKMSPLHHHFELSGWPETKVVTVFWLVTFAAVFISFYGIS
- the murD gene encoding UDP-N-acetylmuramoyl-L-alanine--D-glutamate ligase, which gives rise to MDLKGKKIIVAGLGLSGKALCKVLTEFGAFVYAYDSKSENELRDILNELKDYNINYYFKEVSDELLKDAELAIVSPGIPVDSDIVTESINRGIEVIGEVEFAYRISKAPIYAITGTNGKTTTTSLLEEIFKNAGKTTYAAGNIGYPLVEAALRAGTEDYIVAEISSFQLETIKEFKPKISAIINITPDHLNRHKTLSNYINIKGRIFKNQDSHDYTVLNYDDKNIASLFKIAKCNVFPFSRTRVLEHGAYCANGKIVISFKGNKYPVINTDDIYIPGGHNVENAIVASSMAFLAGVDISIIENTLKTFKGVEHRIEYVTNINGVKYYNDSKGTNPDAAIKAIEAMKGPIVLIAGGYDKGVSFDEFTKYFNGHVRKLLLLGATKEKIYESAIKNGFSKDDIIRVNNLEEAVDEAYEIAKPGDNVLLSPACASWDMFNNFEERGKLFKDKVNSLRG
- a CDS encoding UDP-N-acetylmuramoyl-L-alanyl-D-glutamate--2,6-diaminopimelate ligase, yielding MRLADVMKDIDYNIVKGDINVEIKGICYDSRNSKDGSMFVAIKGFKVDGTNFINDAIKLGANVIVLDQDITVSDDVTVVKVNDSRKALAKIAANYYGNPSKQLFLIGVTGTNGKTSVTYMIKSILESQNNKVGLIGTIHNMIGDKVFQSEHTTPESLDLQRYLRLMVDEGVKYVVMEVSSHSLALDRVDECDFDIAVFTNLTQDHLDFHKTMENYANAKAKLFRMAKTACIINIDDDYSSLMIENSNAKVVTYGIKDYAYIIAKDIKNSLKGAKYKVQIEDKREDIVLKIPGLFSVYNSLAAISVAFILGIPLQSVKMSLSKIQVKGRFEVLDIDKPYYVVIDYAHTPDGIENLMKVFDEYEVGKKILLFGCGGDRDKGKRPIMGEIAGEYADYAIITSDNPRTEDPMTIINEIEEGIKKTNCPYTIIENRKEAIRYALSIAKENDVVILAGKGHETYQILKDKVIHFDEREIVRDILNGDGKN
- the murF gene encoding UDP-N-acetylmuramoyl-tripeptide--D-alanyl-D-alanine ligase, producing the protein MIDLKIEEIIKAVNGELLSGDLNTTINGISTDSRTIKEGELFIPLKGEKFNGEEFLEKALQKGSAALTESVENKGKYDKPIILVRDTKDSLHKLATFYRKKFKIPFIAITGSSGKTTTKDMIYAVLSKKYNVLKTEGNYNNEIGLPLTIFRLKKEHSIAVVEMGMSGFGEIRKLKNIAMPDIAVYTNIGVAHIEKLGSRENILKAKSELVEDFKCGNTIVLNADDDMLIKLLNKNGVEYYTYGINNGDYKAYGIVSMENGVKYKALIDNDEMDIELCIPGRHNVYNSLAAICIGIKFGVNKEDIEEALRDFRPGAMRLNITDVKNIKIINDAYNANPGSMRAAISVLKYFNNRRKIAVLGNMLELGEYSNIGHEEIGEYVKESNIDILITIGDLARKIAEGALKKGMSSINVFVCNDNKEAIDKLKNIMKKNDVYLIKGSRGMKMEEIVKFLQESAI